A region of the Electrophorus electricus isolate fEleEle1 chromosome 7, fEleEle1.pri, whole genome shotgun sequence genome:
GTTCACATGTCTACGGAGGGCAGTGTTACGGCTACAAAAATAGAAACAACCGACCAATGATGTCACTGCTGTTGATCATTTATGCTAATCAGATGCTAGTTGTGCTATCTGAGGCTAAACGTATGGTCATTTATCATCATGTGGAGGAGTTTGATCTATCAGACAGATGGACTAGGAGCCTGCAGCCCAGTGATCAGACAGTCTGATCTGGTGCGAGGGCACTAACCTGGCCTTCCTCCCTTTGGAGctcaaaaagaaacacagagagccTGGAGAGAGTTTACTGCGTCTGACGCATCAGACAGGAAGGAACAGACGGGCCGtcaaacaggaagtggcagaGGGGTTCAACGTCAGGCAGGAAGTGAAAGGAGAGGGATGTAATACAGGAAGAGGTAGAGGAGAAAACGGAAAGGAAGCAAGAAAGGTTTAGCAGTTTAGCTGGCAGAGTAACACGCACCTTGAAAGCGAACACCTCAAACTTAGTTGCTAAAATGAGATGCGTGTAATTCTGTTCTACGCAGAAACTGAGCTCGTCCAGGAGCACTATCAACACCATCTCATCTTCAGAGCATGTCAACGTATAAACTACATCAGGTCCACTATACAGGTTAACAAGGTGAGAGGACGGGTAATCTCATGGGTCAGATACCCATGAAGGAAAAATATGCTCACCTGGAATTCCTCTTGTCTGATTGGACACTCTCATTGTCAACCAAGTTAAGTGAGGCCAGTGATAGGCTGGAGACAGAGAAGCCACGAGGTCGTGACCCTGGCAACACACAGAAGCCGTGTACatgaataaaacaacacaaatagaTGGTCCcaagcaaattaaaaataaaagatacaaATCCATGTTACTGTGGCAGAACTGTAAACAGATGAATCtgagtttatatttgtttgatattttcacAAGACCTTCAAGTTGAGCTAAGACCTTCTTGTGTTAGTGAAGTAACAAGGTCATTGTAACACCCTGTTTGAATCCTATGGTGCCGCTTTTAAACAGAGTCGAGGCTGTacctgtgtttgtctgtgcaggAGCTTTGGAAGACTCCATGTTGTCTCTGTGCATAGACTTGGGGCGGGGCTTCTTCTGTTTGGCGCTGGGTGGGCGGGACCTAATGACGCTGTCCATGTCCTCCATCAGCTTGAGCTGCTTCTTCCTCAGATACTCGTTTTTGATAAACTCCCTCCTTgccttctcctcttctttcttctgaCGGTCCTCCTCTGCTTTCAGtctgtccagcagagggcaacAAAGCAGAGATGCGCTCACAGGTTCTCACTGCCAATGCTGCAGACCACATCCATTCAGACAATTACTGCCATAAACTGAACCAATAAACCAAGAGTCCTTGTTCTGGATAAGACCCGAGCACTTCCTTGGTCTAGATCAGTCAGCACTGCTCTGAAGCTGCCCTGACTTCCCTGTTCTGGATCAGATATCTCTGAGCTGAAGCTGACCTGACCACTCCCCTGTTCTGGATCATTCAGCTCTGAGCTGAAGCTGACCTGACCACTTCTccgttctggaccagtgtcaccaagctgaagctgacctgaccacttctccgttctggaccagtgtcaccaagctgaagctgacctgaccacttctccgttctggaccagtgtcaccaagctgaagctgacctgaccacttctccgttctggaccagtgtcaccaagctgaagctgacctggccacttctccgttctggaccagtgtcaccaagctgaagctgacctgaccacttctccgttctggaccagtgtcaccaagctgaagctgacctgaccacttctccgttctggaccagtgtcaccaagctgaagctgacctgaccacttctccgttctggaccagtgtcaccaagctgaagctgacctggccacttctccgttctggaccagtgtcaccaagctgaagctgacctgaccacttctccgttctggaccagtgtcaccaagctgaagctgacctgaccacttctccgttctggaccagtgtcaccaagctgaagctgacctggccacttctccgttctggaccagtgtcaccaagctgaagctgacctggccacttctccgttctggaccagtgtcaccaagctgaagctgacctgaccacttctccgttctggaccagtgtcaccaagctgaagctgacctggccacttctccgttctggaccagtgtcaccaagctgaagctgacctgaccacttctccgttctggaccagtgtcaccaagctgaagctgacctgaccacttctccgttctggaccagtgtcaccaagctgaagctgacctgaccacttctccgttctggaccagtgtcaccaagctgaagctgacctgaccacttctccgttctggaccagtgtcaccaagctgaagctgacctgaccacttctccgttctggaccagtgtcaccaagctgaagctgacctgaccacttctccgttctggaccagtgtcaccaagctgaagctgacctgaccacttctccgttctggaccagtgtcaccaagctgaagctgacctggccacttctccgttctggaccagtgtcaccaagctgaagctgacctggccacttctccgttctggaccagtgtcaccaagctgaagctgacctgaccacttctccgttctggaccagtgtcaccaagctgaagctgacctgaccacttctccgttctggaccagtgtcaccaagctgaagctgacctgaccacttctccgttctggaccagtgtcaccaagctgaagctgacctggccacttctccgttctggaccagtgtcaccaagctgaagctgacctgaccacttctccgttctggaccagtgtcaccaagctgaagctgacctgaccacttctccgttctggaccagtgtcaccaagctgaagctgacctggccacttctccgttctggaccagtgtcaccaagctgaagctgacctggccacttctccgttctggaccagtgtcaccaagctgaagctgacctgaccacttctccgttctggaccagtgtcaccaagctgaagctgacctggccacttctccgttctggaccagtgtcaccaagctgaagctgacctgaccacttctccgttctggaccagtgtcaccaagctgaagctgacctggccacttctccgttctggaccagtgtcaccaagctgaagctgacctgaccacttctccgttctggaccagtgtcaccaagctgaagctgacctggccacttctccgttctggaccagtgtcaccaagctgaagctgacctgaccacttctccgttctggaccagtgtcaccaagctgaagctgacctgaccacttctccgttctggaccagtgtcaccaagctgaagctgacctgGCCACTTCCTTTTTCTGCTCCATATCCTGCTCCTGTTGCCgcttcttcatctgtgtttctttctctctgcggAGCCTCTTctccagcagtgctgccctCTTCTGGGCGATGTCCTCCTCACCTTTCTGATCGTCCTGAACATACAGGCGCAGGAACGTGAAGTtaaacacattctctcacataagatagaacacacacacggtacagacATTCATCTTGGGGTCAAACTACAGATACACACCAACATGGTCACTcatacaaatgataaacaatgaATCCTGTATACAGAACAAAACCTGAGTACGAACATTAAGACGCAAGACactgagtagatgacaaagcacttttgtaggcCGCTCtagataaaagcgtctgctaaatgaaaatgcaaatgaggacCAAAGTGCCATAAACCAGTCAACAATGTATCAGAGAACGAGGCATTACCGTGCTGTAGTGCActtaaattttattatttttttggtttttattagCAATATTTTGGTCAAAATGTAGCAATAAGGGCCACCGGCACCATCCTGCAAGATGGCGCCAGTGAgctcggctgccgtcacgactgctccgtccacacctggcactttttttgctcttcccgctacccctgatttctctgcagcccttctctacacaccacgacgcgtatctcatacagcagagacgcTCTTATTTCCCTTAATCTACACaacactcacctcaagccgtctctaaccccggacccaagatggctgACGGAGATTCTGAGGAAGAACAAAGGACGCGACGCGAGGAAAcagcctcgagggaagcgagccggcgtcaggaacaggctgagggctcgagcacaccgagctcccttacccagcatcctgctagccaacgtccagtctctggacaacaagctcgatgacctaccgggccaggataaagttccagagggacagtCAGGAcagcaacctcctctgctttaCCGAGTCATGGCTGAACCCACCGGTACTGAACCACGCCATCCAGCTGGCTGAGTTCTTCGGACgtcgagaggcggtggagtgtgtgtgatggtaaacaacagctggtgcaacaatgccaacgttgttactctcgcccgctcctgctcacccaacctggagctgctcgccctcaagcttcgtcctttctaccttccccgggagttcactttggtcatcatcaacaccgtgtacattcCACCTcgggccaacatggacactgcactgtgtgaacttcatgaagctctcacacagtttcaggtacaacaccaggatgctgcacttatcgtggttggggatttcaacagcgccaACCTCAAGcatgcagtgcccaacctttaccagcgcgtaaccttccccaccaggggaaataggacactactAGGACActccaagagccaccatcaagaagtttcccaaccagaagccctgggtggacaaaaccatccgcaactctcacactgctgcctacaacgcgggTAATATCAGCgagaacatggacgagtacaagtctgcagcatacggagtgcgcagggcggtgaggaaGGCGAAGCgtcgctacgggaagaaactagagacacagttccagcagagtggctctagatccctgtggcagggactacggatgatcacggactacaggagcccaccctccggactgatgagtgcggatgagtctctggcgaacaagctgaacacattcttcgctcgcttcgaggctacatctagcagcgctaatgctagcagcacaaatgctaacggcgctagtgctaatggtactatcggtgcagccaatggcgcatgcgcagggcccaccatagaacagcgccctctcatcatcacggagagtgacatgaggagagtgtttaaaagggtgaataccaggaaggcggtgggaccagacggcatctgcaggagggtcctcaaagcctgcgcagatcagctagccccggtattcactgacatcttcaatcGCTCCCTGActctcggtatcgtcccatccagcttcaagcgatccaccatcgtccccgtcccaaagaaacctcgaccctacggcctcaatgactaccgccctgtttcCCTCacatgaagtgctttgaaaagctagtcagagacttcatcacatcttcactgccagcctccatggacccactgcagtttgcataccgccacaaccgctccactgatgatgcaattgcacatctgctccacactacactgactcacctggacgaagggaggggaaattatgttaaaatgctgtttattgactacagttcagcatttaacactatcagcccctccctactcactactaagttggaggatctaggactgcatacatccctgtgtgactggatctccaacttcctaacagacagaccacaatcagtacgggtgggcaagtgtgcctcatccaccctcaccctcagcactggagctcctcagggttgtgtcctaagccccctgctctactcactgcacacctacgactgcacagccacttccagctccaccatcattgtcaagtttgctgacgacaccattgtcatgggcctgatcttggacaacgatgagagggcctacctggaggagattaaacacctggaaaactggtgccaggaaaataatctcctcctaaacgtcagtaagacaaaggagctgatcgtggattgcagcaagaagcagctaccaacctgtgaggatcaatggaaccatggtggaaagaatagatagtttcaggtaccttggagttcacatctcgcaggacctgtcctggtcccgccacaccaactcgcTGgtaaagaaggctcgtcagcgtctttaccacctcagacacctacaaaaattcagactgccctccaaggtactgcggaacttctacacctgcactatccagagcatcctcacggggaacatcacagtctggtttgggaacagcaccaagcaggacagacaagcactccaaagggtggtgcgttcagcagagcgcatcactcaagaggagtttcttcccacaggccattcaggccctgaatcagggaaactgataaactgtggggaccaccaccacgtgactgtaaatctgtacatTTGTAGGTTGGAATTGTAcgttgtgtacatacacacatccatatatccatatatacattgtgtatatatacacatatattgtacatacattgttatatatcttttgtgtgtgtgtgtgtatatatatatatatatatatatatatatatatatatatatatgatagatagatagataaatagatagatagatagatagatagatatttcctTTTCCTTAGATAGATATTTCCTTatactatgtacgtgacaaataaaccaaatttgaACTTGAACATCTATAGCTTTGTTACTGAGCTCATTATAAACAGCAAGGCCTCTGTGATTCACACTCATTACCGTCCAGAACATTCTGAGGCTCACCCTGTAGAAGAACCCACAGCACATCCTCTGGTCCAGCTCCAGAGGTTTCTCAATGCTCTCCGACTCTTTCCCACTCTCCTGACCACGACGGTCCGGAAGCTTCAGCACGGATAACGGCACTTCGATCAGGTCCTTCCTGCCCGGAGCGTCCGCTAGGACTTCAGTCGGCAGCACCGTCGGGCTCTCTGTCCTCTGGGGCTGGCGCGCCGCGGTGGTAACGGGTCTGCTGTCATCTCCTTGCCTCGCGTCTACCACCTGTCCACCATCCTTCTCCTCCTGCCTGGGTTTAGTGCCAGCAGCACTCTCGTCTCCGTCAGGCTGCTCGTCTTCTGCTTCCGCCGGACGCGTCCTTTCTTTACTGGCACGGTCCTCGTTCGCAGGTCCCTCGTCGTGTCCCAGATACGCGAACGacatggtttgtgtttgtctggggGAGAAGCGGCGCAGCCTGGGCAGACTGTCCACCGACTGCGGTGTGTTCAGCATTCGACTGAACGGGGTGACCTTGGGCTCGCTGGGCCGTGCCGCGCGGGGGGTCCGGGCGTGGAAGGAGGCCGACTTCCTCTTGATGGGAGCAGGCGAGCGTTGGGTGGCCCGGGGCGACCCCGTGGATGACAGGTTCGGGGACAGGGACCCGACGGAGCCGCGTCCCACGACGCTGCTGCTGCGCAGCTCACGCAGGAGCCTCTGTGGCGAAGGCTGCGCCTGCACGTGCGGCGGTGAGATCACCCAGCTCTGCTGCTCACGCAGGCGCATGATGCACTCCTGCTGCTGCGCCAGACGCTGCATCTCCGTCTGCAGGAAGCTGAGCGAGGCGTTCAGCCGCTCGATTGAGCGCGTGTACTCGGCAAGGTCCGCCCCCTCGCTGGCCCCGCCCTCCTCCGGGCCGGATTTCAATGCCGCTCCGTCTGGCTTGCACCTCTCCGACCTGGAGCCGCCCCCCTCGGTTTTAGGAAGTGCGCTGTTTTGCTTTGCACCGCTAACTCCCCTTAGCGGTGAGGCACCTCCTCTGCGGCGGACGAGGTTGAGGAAGGCCGTGCGGCCCATCCGCTGCCGGTGATGTGTGAACGCAGCCTCCACATTCTTCTTCTGGGCCTCAATGGCCCTGCGCTTCTCCTCCAGCTTCATCTTCAGGTGCACCATCTCGGACACTAGCAGGCTGGACGGGTCGCGGGGCTTCATGACACCCCGGGGACTTCGCTCGTCGGGCGTGTCGGCGGCCGGCGTGGCGCACGCTTCGCTCTCAGATGTGTTGCCACCACTCCACCCGTCCCCGTGCCCCATCTTGCGGAACTTCTGCTCGGCAAAGCTGGTCATGCGCACGCGAGAGGCGGAGCCtatggaggaggtggagctcgTGGCCAATGAGCGTACCCCCAGCAGGCTCGGAACGGGACTGAAAGCACCGCCAGCGTCGGGTAGCGGGCAGGACCGCGCCTCGTAATCCTGGTCCATGTCAGAATAGTCCTTCAGGGAGGAGTCCTCGTCCTGCCCGTCCTGAATGTCCTCCGTGCAGACGTGAATTCCTGTGTCCATGTCCGTGGACGCGGAGTTCGGCTCTCCATCGTCAACGTGAGCTTTGGGCAGGCTGTCCTCGGGGTCCGGGTTCGGGGCGGGGCTGTGGAGGAAGAAGGCGTTGTCTTCGCCAGGGGGCCGCAGACTGCCGTGGGTGCGCTCGGAATCGTGGATGATCTTCAAAGCCTCCTCCATGGTGGGCTTCAGAAGGACACCGTTAGTGCACCTGCACAAGGAGACGAATACCGTTAGTCCGCAGAGTCCAAACCCGTGGAGTCATGCATAAGAACATCAAGAACGAAGCATGTGCCCAGATATGTTACAGAAATACCTGGAGTCATTAGGCTCATCTCCAAAACGACGGCGCTGCGCTCCTTCgtcatcctcttcctcccgCAGCggcgtgtgtgcgcgcccgTTAACAGGCTGGAAGGAGAGGTTCTTGCGTATGCCCCGTGCTGCGTGGTGAACTTTGAACCCGAGGCCATCCGAGCTCGCAGAACGACTCAAACCGTGATCCACTGAGCCAGACACAGGGTCGTCCAACGGAATCTCAAACGAGATCCCAGAAGAGGCACTCCTGCgtggagaggaagatgagaaaCGGCCAAGGAACAGCAGGTTTAGTgacctcacacacgcacacggcaGGTTtagtgacctcacacacacacacacggcaggtTTAGTgacctcacacacgcacacggcaGGTTTAGTgacctcacacacgcacacggcaGGTTTAGTgacctcacacacgcacacggcaGATTTAGTGACCTCACCCTCAAGGTCGTTCAGGTATCTTTACAAAGATACAAAAGCCGACTGATTTACATAGAAAAGATAAAGTCAGGATTAAATATATACAAGTTGCCTTGAAATACCTAAAAAGGTATGAAGAATGCatgaagaatgaatgaatgaatgaatctttCAGATGTTGACAACCCCTTTGTGTGGTCAATACTCTGTTTCTTGTCCTGATGTTGGGAGCAGGTTCTTCAGTGGCTGCCATGCTGGATGCGTTTAAATGATCTCCACAGAGACTTGGACTATACAGATTATGAGGTTATGAGGCATCCACACATTACCATGTTATTTTAGCTTGTTTGTGGTTAAATGGTGTTTATGACAATCAGTAGAAAATGAATCATGTGACTTCCCTGTGCTGTCCTGTTGATTaataggttttgttttgttattgttcactgattaaaacatttaaggaaGAACAGCTGACACCACCATATGTAGGAAGCTGACAGCATTAGGTTTAGAGAACACGCTGGATATTGAGACGAAACTGACGGTGTTTTATCCAGGAACATGTCCAGAACAGCTGTAGTGATATTACTGTTTTATCCAGGAACATGTCCAGAACAGCTGTAGTGATATTACTGTTTTATCCAGGAACATGTCCAGAACAGCTGTGGTGATATTAATGTTTTATCCAGGAACATGTCCAGAACAGCTGTGGTGATATTAATGTTTTATCCAGGAACATGTCCAGAACAGCTGTGGTGATATTACTGTTTTATCCAGGAACATGTCCAGAACAGCTGTGGTGATATTACTGTTTTATCCAGGAACATGTCCAGAACAGCTGTGGTGATATTACTGTTTTATCCAGGAACATGTCCAGAACAGCTGTAGTGATATTACTGTTTTATCCAGGAACATGTCCAGAACAGCTGTGATGATATTACTGTTTTATCCAGGAACATGTCCAGAACAGCTGTAGTGATATTACTGTTTTATCCAGGAACATGTCCAGAACAGCTGTAGTGATATTAATGTTTTATCCAGGAACATGTCCAGAACAGCTGTAGTGATATTAATGTTTTATCCAGGAACATGTCCAGAACAGCTGTGGTGATACTACGTTAATGATATACTACTACGTTAAAGCAAGAGCTGGGATGTCCTGATGTCCACTGACCGTCTCTCCTGAGGCCACGTCCTAGTGCAGGTATCCACATACAGCAGGGAGGTGGAGCTCTTTATCCCAcctgccacacaaacacattcaacaccTCACCCCACACAGCCCACCTTCCAGTCCTGAGTGACCCTCACACTGCACAACGCGTTTCCCTGCTTTTACTGTTTCCGCACCGTCTTCATTGTCATTGACGTAACTAGCCTGTGCAGAGCGGAGGTACTCCAGGACTGGGCGTACAAACACTGCTACCAGTTGCTAGGGACATGTCCTCACCTGAGCTGGCGACAGTTGGTGTCCTGACgctaaaagaaacagaaaaacagaaaaagtaaacaatatTGTTAACAATATTTCTTATAACAACTGTCTTCACAGCGTTAAATTATTCTAAGCAAAGCTTCTATAACCAATCAGGATAGAGCATATAGGTCAAACCTGAGGTCATCAACAGGGCTGTTGGTGCTGGAGATCAGACTTGGCTTGCTTACGGGAGCCATGGGTGCTGCCTGGACCGGATCAGACACTGAGGACAGAGGACACCGATGGACTGATTAGAGCGGATCAGACATTGAGGACAGAGGACACCGATGGACTGATTAGAGCGGATCAGACACTGAGGACAGAGGACACCGATGGACTGATTAGAGCGGATCAGACACTGAGGACAGAGGACACCGATGGACTGATTAGAGCGGATCAGACATTGAGGACAGAGGACACCGATGGACTGATTAGAGCGGATCAGACACTGAGGACAGAGGACACCGATGGACTGATTAGAGCGGATCAGACATTgaggacagaggacacagaTGGACTGATTATGAAATCTGAATGGCCCAGTGCAGGGTCAGAGACTACAGTGCCTCGTCACAGTCCCCTGGTCCATGGGGGTTTTCTCTACCACAGTCCCCTGGTCCATGGGGGTTTTCTCTACCACAGTCCTCTGGTCCATGGGGGTTTTCTCTACCACAGTCCTCTGGTCCATGGGGGTTTTCTCTACCACAGTCCTCTGGTCCATGGGGGTTTTCTCTACCACAGTCCCCTGGTCCATGGGGGTTTTCTCTACCACAGTCCTCTGGTCCATGGGGGTTTTCTCTACCACAGTCCTCTGGTCCTTGGGGGTTTGCTTTACCACAGTCCTCTGGTCCTTGGGGGTTTTCTCTACCACAGTCCTCTGGTCCTTGGGGGTTTGCTCTACCACAGTCCTCTGGTCCATGCGGGTTTTCTCTACCACAGTCCCCTGGTCCCTGCGGGTTTTCTCTACCACAGTCCTCTGCATTTCAGAGTCTGCAAATAAGGGCTATAGAATGATGATGACCTGGTGATGAGCACTGGGACAGA
Encoded here:
- the camsap2b gene encoding calmodulin-regulated spectrin-associated protein 2 isoform X1, which produces MSSARPRSWALMHPRVDPTMGDAKQCARTFVVPDIKPFDHYDFTRAKISSSLTWLVAKAFGPDSVPVELEDPFYKDQYEQEHLKPPVVSLLLSAELYCRAGSLILRSDAAKPLLGHNAIIQALAQKGLYITDQERLVTERDLCQTPILMSAHLAMMDTLMMAYTVEMMSVERVLTCVQKFSPLSPEEDFPYDAEEAVTTWTNKVIEFLREILAQEQTRNAVEGKCAIQKTWSRREDAKAQLALCLPLVDNLLKDNTDGCALAALLHFYCPSAVPLEDICVKETMSLADSLYNLQLIQDFCRENLNNCCHFTLEDMVYGCSSIRSNYLVFMAELFWWFEVVKPSFVQPRMLETKVSDPVQAAPMAPVSKPSLISSTNSPVDDLSVRTPTVASSGGIKSSTSLLYVDTCTRTWPQERRSASSGISFEIPLDDPVSGSVDHGLSRSASSDGLGFKVHHAARGIRKNLSFQPVNGRAHTPLREEEDDEGAQRRRFGDEPNDSRCTNGVLLKPTMEEALKIIHDSERTHGSLRPPGEDNAFFLHSPAPNPDPEDSLPKAHVDDGEPNSASTDMDTGIHVCTEDIQDGQDEDSSLKDYSDMDQDYEARSCPLPDAGGAFSPVPSLLGVRSLATSSTSSIGSASRVRMTSFAEQKFRKMGHGDGWSGGNTSESEACATPAADTPDERSPRGVMKPRDPSSLLVSEMVHLKMKLEEKRRAIEAQKKNVEAAFTHHRQRMGRTAFLNLVRRRGGASPLRGVSGAKQNSALPKTEGGGSRSERCKPDGAALKSGPEEGGASEGADLAEYTRSIERLNASLSFLQTEMQRLAQQQECIMRLREQQSWVISPPHVQAQPSPQRLLRELRSSSVVGRGSVGSLSPNLSSTGSPRATQRSPAPIKRKSASFHARTPRAARPSEPKVTPFSRMLNTPQSVDSLPRLRRFSPRQTQTMSFAYLGHDEGPANEDRASKERTRPAEAEDEQPDGDESAAGTKPRQEEKDGGQVVDARQGDDSRPVTTAARQPQRTESPTVLPTEVLADAPGRKDLIEVPLSVLKLPDRRGQESGKESESIEKPLELDQRMCCGFFYRDDQKGEEDIAQKRAALLEKRLRREKETQMKKRQQEQDMEQKKEVARLKAEEDRQKKEEEKARREFIKNEYLRKKQLKLMEDMDSVIRSRPPSAKQKKPRPKSMHRDNMESSKAPAQTNTGSRPRGFSVSSLSLASLNLVDNESVQSDKRNSRRSKLSPGSLCFFLSSKGRKARPESAEGQLSPCLSTNRNGENWEDESTASSAEYTGPKLYKEPSAKSNKYIIQNALAHCCLAGKVNEGQKNKILEEMEKTESNNFLILFRDSGCQFRALYTYFPETEEICKLTGIGPKTITLKMIEKLYKYSSDKKQFSHIPAKTMSASVDAITIYGHLWQTRKQNTPKKPPK
- the camsap2b gene encoding calmodulin-regulated spectrin-associated protein 2 isoform X2 translates to MSSARPRSWALMHPRVDPTMGDAKQCARTFVVPDIKPFDHYDFTRAKISSSLTWLVAKAFGPDSVPVELEDPFYKDQYEQEHLKPPVVSLLLSAELYCRAGSLILRSDAAKPLLGHNAIIQALAQKGLYITDQERLVTERDLCQTPILMSAHLAMMDTLMMAYTVEMMSVERVLTCVQKFSPLSPEEDFPYDAEEAVTTWTNKVIEFLREILAQEQTRNAVEGKCAIQKTWSRREDAKAQLALCLPLVDNLLKDNTDGCALAALLHFYCPSAVPLEDICVKETMSLADSLYNLQLIQDFCRENLNNCCHFTLEDMVYGCSSIRSNYLVFMAELFWWFEVVKPSFVQPRMLETKVSDPVQAAPMAPVSKPSLISSTNSPVDDLSVRTPTVASSGGIKSSTSLLYVDTCTRTWPQERRSASSGISFEIPLDDPVSGSVDHGLSRSASSDGLGFKVHHAARGIRKNLSFQPVNGRAHTPLREEEDDEGAQRRRFGDEPNDSRCTNGVLLKPTMEEALKIIHDSERTHGSLRPPGEDNAFFLHSPAPNPDPEDSLPKAHVDDGEPNSASTDMDTGIHVCTEDIQDGQDEDSSLKDYSDMDQDYEARSCPLPDAGGAFSPVPSLLGVRSLATSSTSSIGSASRVRMTSFAEQKFRKMGHGDGWSGGNTSESEACATPAADTPDERSPRGVMKPRDPSSLLVSEMVHLKMKLEEKRRAIEAQKKNVEAAFTHHRQRMGRTAFLNLVRRRGGASPLRGVSGAKQNSALPKTEGGGSRSERCKPDGAALKSGPEEGGASEGADLAEYTRSIERLNASLSFLQTEMQRLAQQQECIMRLREQQSWVISPPHVQAQPSPQRLLRELRSSSVVGRGSVGSLSPNLSSTGSPRATQRSPAPIKRKSASFHARTPRAARPSEPKVTPFSRMLNTPQSVDSLPRLRRFSPRQTQTMSFAYLGHDEGPANEDRASKERTRPAEAEDEQPDGDESAAGTKPRQEEKDGGQVVDARQGDDSRPVTTAARQPQRTESPTVLPTEVLADAPGRKDLIEVPLSVLKLPDRRGQESGKESESIEKPLELDQRMCCGFFYRDDQKGEEDIAQKRAALLEKRLRREKETQMKKRQQEQDMEQKKEVARLKAEEDRQKKEEEKARREFIKNEYLRKKQLKLMEDMDSVIRSRPPSAKQKKPRPKSMHRDNMESSKAPAQTNTGSRPRGFSVSSLSLASLNLVDNESVQSDKRNSRPESAEGQLSPCLSTNRNGENWEDESTASSAEYTGPKLYKEPSAKSNKYIIQNALAHCCLAGKVNEGQKNKILEEMEKTESNNFLILFRDSGCQFRALYTYFPETEEICKLTGIGPKTITLKMIEKLYKYSSDKKQFSHIPAKTMSASVDAITIYGHLWQTRKQNTPKKPPK